A window of Deltaproteobacteria bacterium genomic DNA:
TATCTTGCTGTACCATTGGTGGAAGGTTATATTGCAGCGGGTTATGAAGGGACAATCCCAGAGGAATATATCATAAGTTTGGTCTGGGTTTACAGGCCGGAGATTGGCAAGCGGCAATATCATGATCTGCGGGCGGTGCGTTTAGGGAAAAATGCTGAATCCATGCGGCGCACCCTCAAACCAGGCGACATCATAATTGTTGACCCCACAGAAAAGCCGCCAGCCAAGCCATTAGTTCAGAAGGGAATTTATGCGGTGCGGGTGGATGAGGAGGGTGGCTGTGCCGTCAAGCGGGTTAGGGAAAAAGATGATTTTTGGATATTGCTTTCGGACAACCCGGAGTATGATCCTATCTTAATAAAGAAGGATGCAAAATATAATCCGATCATCGGCCGGGTGATCTGGTCTTGGACTAGCTGGGTAAAATAATATTGAAAGACTGGGAAAAGACCCTGGATAGCATACACCGAGCCGGCTGGAGCTATGGCTATGTGCAATTCCAAGACCGGGAAACCGGACAGTTGTTCTGGCAGGTGGATATATCAAAAGAGAATGTGAGGATTAAGGGGATTGGGCCCACTATGGAAGCGGCCGTCGTTAGGATAGTTGCTTTTCTATATTAGGTGGGGTAGTTTAGACTTGATTTGACACCGGTTGCAAAAATGGGCATGGTACTCCTCTGGGGAAAGACCAAAGAAGAATGGAG
This region includes:
- a CDS encoding S24 family peptidase, giving the protein MHKRDIPKEGSGLISFYPVGAHYSPVEAHQGIPVLSVKRKSRIKNELIPVRNRIWKLVEELAGGKPGTFAKKANVHNSVIENVRDNVSLPVVENLIKICNFANVSADYILFGKKPPTFQPLQPIITIVGKYPDVPSDLRTEDYLAVPLVEGYIAAGYEGTIPEEYIISLVWVYRPEIGKRQYHDLRAVRLGKNAESMRRTLKPGDIIIVDPTEKPPAKPLVQKGIYAVRVDEEGGCAVKRVREKDDFWILLSDNPEYDPILIKKDAKYNPIIGRVIWSWTSWVK